From a region of the Triticum aestivum cultivar Chinese Spring chromosome 7D, IWGSC CS RefSeq v2.1, whole genome shotgun sequence genome:
- the LOC123170828 gene encoding subtilisin-like protease SBT3.9: AVVWYKHGFSGFAAMLTESQAETIAKFLEVVTVKPNIFHETHTTRSWDFLGLHHNRQPAQQPGLLKKAKYGEDVIVGVIDTGIWPESRSFDDNGYGPVPARWKGKCQTGQDFNATSCNRKIIGARWYGLGISDEVLNNNYKSPRDIDGHGTHVASTVAGGEVQGVSYGGLGMGVARGGAPRARLSIYKVCWLGGNCPEAAVLAAIDDAIYDGVDVLSLSLGGAVQRGISVVFAGMNDGPVPQTVSNTLPWVTTVAASTIDRSFPTLISLGNKEKLVGQSLHYNASVISGDFKGLVYAGSCDTESSLALSNVTGKIVLCYQPAAANSMPPPQALPIAINLTIMAGAKGLIFAQYTTNLLEFLPLCKGVMPCVVVDFEIAHRIASYWRSDKGNAVVKVSPAMTVVGKGVLSPRVASFSSRGPSLLFPSILKPDIAAPGVSILAAEGNSYAFNSGTSMACPHVSAVTALLKSVHPDWSPAMIKSAIVTTASVTDRFGMPIQAEAVPRKLADPFDFGGGHIDPDRAVDPGLVYDVDAREYNKFFNCTLGYVDGCESYYLNLNLPSIAVPNLKDHVMLRRTVTNVGPVEATYHLMVEAPAGIDVSVEPSVINFTQSGSKMVTFMVTFTTRQRVQGGYTFGSLTWSNGSTHSVRIPIAVRTVIQDFVADTA, translated from the exons GCTGTTGTGTGGTACAAGCATGGTTTTTCTGGTTTTGCGGCGATGCTCACCGAGTCTCAGGCCGAGACAATCGCAA AATTCCTTGAAGTTGTCACTGTCAAGCCTAACATTTTTCACGAAACGCACACAACTCGGAGTTGGGACTTTCTTGGCCTTCACCATAACCGACAACCAGCACAACAACCGGGACTACTAAAAAAAGCGAAGTACGGTGAAGATGTCATTGTGGGTGTGATCGATACAG GCATATGGCCTGAATCACGAAGCTTTGATGACAATGGGTATGGCCCTGTGCCGGCACGGTGGAAAGGGAAATGCCAGACTGGTCAGGATTTCAACGCCACAAGTTGCAACAGAAAGATCATCGGTGCGCGCTGGTATGGTCTCGGCATCAGTGACGAGGTGCTAAACAACAACTACAAGTCGCCTAGGGACATTGACGGCCATGGCACGCACGTCGCCTCGACCGTCGCCGGCGGGGAAGTGCAGGGCGTGAGCTACGGAGGCCTAGGCATGGGCGTGGCACGCGGCGGGGCGCCACGTGCACGGCTCAGTATCTACAAGGTTTGTTGGTTGGGTGGGAATTGCCCTGAAGCAGCGGTCCTCGCGGCTATCGATGACGCCATATATGACGGTGTTGACGTCTTGTCACTCTCGCTTGGAGGGGCTGTGCAAAGAGGGATCTCTGTCGTGTTTGCCGGAATGAATGATGGCCCTGTGCCGCAAACAGTGTCCAATACCCTTCCATGGGTTACCACGGTGGCCGCTAGCACGATTGACCGGTCTTTCCCGACCTTGATATCGCTCGGAAACAAAGAAAAGCTGGTG GGGCAATCTCTTCACTACAATGCATCTGTGATCAGCGGCGACTTTAAAGGCCTTGTTTATGCCGGGAG CTGTGACACTGAATCATCACTGGCATTGAGCAACGTCACTGGTAAAATCGTCCTGTGCTATCAACCGGCAGCAGCGAATAGCATGCCGCCTCCACAAGCACTTCCCATAGCCATCAATCTCACCATCATGGCTGGCGCCAAGGGACTCATATTTGCACAGTACACTACTAACCTCCTCGAGTTCCTGCCTTTGTGTAAGGGCGTTATGCCCTGTGTAGTGGTGGATTTTGAGATCGCACACCGAATTGCCTCCTATTGGAGGTCGGACAAAGG GAATGCGGTGGTCAAGGTGTCACCTGCCATGACCGTTGTCGGAAAAGGGGTGTTGTCGCCGAGGGTCGCCTCGTTCTCGTCGAGAGGTCCAAGCCTGTTGTTCCCTAGCATACTCAAG CCCGACATTGCTGCACCTGGCGTCAGCATCTTGGCAGCAGAGGGCAACTCCTATGCGTTCAATTCTGGGACATCCATGGCGTGCCCGCATGTCTCCGCGGTGACCGCACTGCTCAAGTCGGTTCATCCTGACTGGTCACCTGCCATGATCAAGTCTGCCATCGTCACCACAG CATCTGTGACCGATCGTTTTGGCATGCCAATCCAAGCAGAAGCAGTCCCAAGGAAACTTGCCGACCCCTTTGACTTTGGTGGTGGACACATTGACCCTGATAGAGCCGTTGACCCTGGATTGGTTTATGATGTGGATGCAAGGGAGTACAACAAGTTTTTCAACTGCACCCTTGGATATGTAGACGGTTGTGAGTCCTACTACCTCAATCTCAACCTTCCATCAATTGCTGTGCCGAACCTCAAGGACCATGTCATGCTTCGGCGCACTGTGACTAATGTTGGGCCAGTGGAAGCAACATATCATTTAATGGTTGAAGCTCCGGCGGGAATAGATGTGTCCGTGGAGCCATCTGTGATCAATTTCACCCAAAGCGGTAGTAAAATGGTGACGTTTATGGTGACATTCACAACAAGGCAGAGAGTACAAGGAGGATACACTTTCGGGAGCTTGACATGGTCAAACGGAAGTACCCACTCAGTGAGAATTCCTATTGCGGTACGGACTGTGATACAAGACTTTGTTGCAGATACAGCTTAA